In Kaistia defluvii, one genomic interval encodes:
- a CDS encoding substrate-binding domain-containing protein, with protein MRLKELALHLGLSQTTVSRALNGYPEVNEETRQRVLDAARRYDYRPNASARRLATGRNNAIGIVLPTDRNLLLDPNYIEFQAGLGERLMKDEIDIVLSPSRAGDEMATYRRMAISSRVDAVIVSSPTFNDPRIALLTELGLPFVVHGRSESPIPHAWLDIDNEGAFRHATQHLLDLGHRRIGLINGETRHTFAAHREHGFRKALAEHGVAAEESLIAEGVMTDETGYRITARFLAQTPRPTALLVSSMMMSLGTLRAIRSAGLELGRDISLIAHDDVIPFLNPDAMVPTMSTTRSSIRAAGTRVAELLMEIIADGRAPASIHELWPVDLVIRRSTGPAPRD; from the coding sequence ATGAGGCTGAAGGAACTAGCGCTGCATCTCGGTCTCTCGCAGACGACCGTGAGCCGGGCGCTGAACGGCTACCCCGAGGTCAATGAGGAAACGCGGCAGCGCGTGCTGGATGCGGCGCGCCGCTACGACTATCGCCCCAATGCCAGCGCCCGCCGCCTCGCCACCGGCCGCAACAATGCGATCGGCATTGTTCTGCCGACGGACCGCAACCTGCTGCTGGACCCGAACTATATCGAGTTTCAGGCCGGCCTCGGCGAAAGGCTGATGAAGGACGAAATCGACATCGTGCTGTCGCCCTCGCGCGCCGGCGACGAAATGGCGACCTACCGGCGTATGGCGATCAGTTCGCGGGTCGACGCCGTCATCGTGTCGAGCCCGACCTTCAACGACCCGCGCATCGCGCTCCTGACCGAGCTCGGCCTGCCCTTCGTCGTGCATGGCCGCTCGGAAAGCCCGATTCCGCACGCCTGGCTCGATATCGACAATGAGGGCGCGTTTCGGCACGCGACGCAGCATCTGCTCGATCTCGGCCATCGCCGGATCGGCCTGATCAACGGCGAGACCCGCCATACCTTCGCCGCCCATCGCGAGCACGGCTTCCGCAAGGCGCTGGCCGAACATGGCGTTGCCGCCGAGGAAAGCCTGATCGCCGAAGGCGTCATGACGGACGAGACCGGCTACCGGATCACCGCCCGCTTCCTCGCCCAGACCCCTCGCCCCACCGCGCTGCTGGTGTCGTCGATGATGATGTCTCTCGGCACCCTGCGCGCGATCCGATCGGCCGGGCTGGAACTCGGCCGCGACATATCGCTGATCGCCCATGACGACGTCATCCCCTTCCTCAATCCTGACGCCATGGTGCCGACCATGTCGACGACGCGCTCGTCGATCCGGGCCGCCGGAACGCGGGTGGCCGAGCTGCTGATGGAGATCATCGCGGATGGCCGCGCCCCGGCCAGCATCCACGAACTCTGGCCCGTCGACCTCGTCATTCGCCGGTCGACCGGGCCCGCGCCGCGGGATTGA
- a CDS encoding ABC transporter substrate-binding protein, translated as MAFGAGIVLMGSAANAANLSIVSGDTGNGLAVLREQLDIFEKNTGNKVTIVPMPSSTSDQFGQYKLWLAAGNSDIDVYQTDVIWAPQLSDQLLDLTDATKDVVGAHFPSIIESQTVNGKLVALPIFTDAPALYYRKDLLEKYGKQPPKTWDELAATAKEVQDKEREAGSKDIWGFVWQGNSYEGLTCNALEWVKSNGGGQIIEADGSISINNPQAVAALDRAKGWVNTISPPGVLAYQEEEARGVWQTGNAVFMRNWPYAYGLGNGADSAVKDKFDVVPLPAGSGEGAKSAATLGGWNLAVSKYSKSPKEAIELVKFIASPEMQKLKALKASNLPTIQALYDDADIAKGQPIIPRWKEVFQNAVPRPSAPAKVKYNEVSSNFWTATHDTLSGNGSAADNLEMLEAKLTKLKGGGW; from the coding sequence ATGGCCTTTGGTGCCGGCATTGTCCTGATGGGCAGCGCCGCCAATGCTGCCAATCTGTCGATCGTGTCCGGTGATACGGGCAACGGTCTCGCCGTGCTGCGCGAGCAGCTCGACATCTTCGAGAAGAACACCGGCAACAAGGTCACGATCGTGCCGATGCCGTCTTCGACGAGCGATCAGTTCGGTCAGTACAAGCTTTGGCTTGCCGCCGGCAACTCCGATATCGACGTCTACCAGACCGACGTGATCTGGGCGCCGCAGCTGTCGGACCAGCTCCTGGACCTGACGGACGCCACCAAGGATGTCGTCGGCGCGCATTTCCCGTCGATCATCGAATCGCAGACCGTGAACGGCAAGCTCGTCGCCCTGCCGATCTTCACCGATGCGCCGGCCCTCTACTATCGCAAGGACCTGCTCGAGAAGTACGGCAAGCAGCCGCCGAAGACCTGGGACGAACTCGCGGCGACCGCGAAGGAAGTCCAGGACAAGGAGCGCGAAGCCGGTTCGAAGGACATCTGGGGCTTCGTCTGGCAGGGCAATTCCTATGAAGGCCTGACCTGCAATGCCCTTGAATGGGTGAAGTCGAACGGCGGCGGCCAGATCATCGAGGCCGACGGTTCGATCTCGATCAACAATCCGCAGGCCGTCGCGGCGCTCGATCGCGCCAAGGGTTGGGTCAACACGATCTCGCCCCCGGGCGTCCTGGCCTATCAGGAAGAAGAAGCCCGCGGCGTCTGGCAGACCGGCAATGCCGTGTTCATGCGCAACTGGCCCTATGCCTATGGCCTCGGCAACGGCGCTGACTCGGCGGTGAAGGACAAGTTCGATGTCGTGCCGCTGCCGGCAGGCTCCGGCGAGGGCGCCAAGTCCGCTGCCACGCTGGGCGGCTGGAACCTGGCCGTCTCGAAGTACAGCAAGAGCCCGAAGGAGGCGATCGAGCTGGTCAAGTTCATCGCCTCGCCGGAGATGCAGAAGCTCAAGGCCCTGAAGGCCTCGAACCTGCCGACGATCCAGGCTCTCTATGACGATGCCGACATCGCCAAGGGCCAGCCGATCATCCCGCGCTGGAAGGAAGTGTTCCAGAACGCCGTGCCGCGTCCCTCGGCCCCTGCCAAGGTGAAGTACAACGAAGTCTCGTCCAATTTCTGGACCGCAACCCACGACACGCTCAGCGGCAATGGCTCGGCAGCCGACAATCTCGAAATGCTCGAAGCCAAGCTGACCAAGCTCAAGGGCGGCGGCTGGTAG
- a CDS encoding carbohydrate ABC transporter permease — protein MRSDLMRQRVRSAWVFLAPMLIVLAMVAGWPLVRSIYFSFTDASLANIDAAQWIGFENYLSITRLKSGKVLYDGLLADPIWWRAVWNTVKFTIVSVTLETIFGTIVALVLNAEFKGRGIVRAAILVPWAIPTVVSAKMWSWMLNDQFGIINDVLMNLGIISSKIAWTANPDTAMFAVLLVDIWKTTPFMALLILAGLQMVPGDIYEAARIDGVHPVKVFFRVTLPLIRPALMVAVIFRMLDALRIFDLIYVLTPNNSQTKTMSVYARENLFDFDKFAYGSAAATFLFLILAVITVVYIVVGRVNFDGGR, from the coding sequence ATGCGCTCCGACCTGATGCGCCAGAGGGTGCGGTCAGCCTGGGTGTTTCTCGCCCCGATGCTCATCGTGCTGGCGATGGTGGCCGGATGGCCCCTGGTCCGAAGCATCTATTTTTCGTTCACCGACGCCTCGCTCGCCAATATCGACGCGGCGCAGTGGATCGGCTTCGAGAACTACCTGTCGATCACCCGGCTGAAGAGCGGCAAGGTTCTCTATGACGGCCTGCTCGCCGACCCGATCTGGTGGCGCGCTGTCTGGAACACCGTCAAGTTCACCATCGTCTCGGTGACGCTGGAGACGATCTTCGGCACCATCGTGGCGCTCGTGCTCAACGCCGAGTTCAAGGGCCGCGGCATCGTCCGCGCTGCCATCCTCGTGCCGTGGGCGATCCCGACCGTCGTCTCCGCCAAGATGTGGAGCTGGATGCTCAACGACCAGTTCGGCATCATCAACGACGTGCTGATGAATCTCGGCATCATCTCGAGCAAGATCGCCTGGACAGCCAATCCGGACACGGCGATGTTCGCGGTGCTGCTGGTGGATATCTGGAAGACCACGCCCTTCATGGCGCTGCTGATCCTCGCCGGCCTGCAGATGGTGCCCGGCGATATATACGAGGCGGCTCGGATCGACGGCGTGCATCCGGTCAAGGTGTTCTTCAGGGTGACGCTGCCGTTGATCCGGCCCGCCCTGATGGTCGCCGTGATCTTCCGCATGCTCGATGCGCTGCGCATCTTCGACCTGATCTACGTGCTGACGCCGAACAACTCCCAGACCAAGACGATGTCGGTCTATGCCCGCGAGAACCTGTTCGATTTCGACAAGTTCGCCTATGGCTCGGCCGCCGCGACCTTCCTGTTCCTGATCCTGGCGGTCATCACGGTGGTCTACATCGTTGTCGGACGCGTCAATTTCGATGGAGGCCGATAA
- a CDS encoding carbohydrate ABC transporter permease, giving the protein MLWALTKRTAFYALVLIIVFISVFPFYYAILTSFKSGTDLFRIDYWPTSFALDNYVSVLTTGSFLRNLGNSLLVSTVVVAISLLLAVTASFALARVRFRGRSLLLFTILSVSMFPQIAVLAGLFEIIRFFGIFNTPLALIFAYMIFTLPFTVWVLTTFMRDLPIEIEEAAIVDGASPWVIITKVFMPLMWPALVTTGLLAFIAAWNEFLFALTFTSSNATRTVPVAIALLSGASQYEIPWGNIMAASVIVTVPLIALVLIFQRKIISGLTAGGVKG; this is encoded by the coding sequence ATGCTCTGGGCCCTTACCAAGCGGACGGCTTTCTACGCGCTGGTCCTGATCATCGTCTTCATCTCGGTGTTCCCGTTCTATTACGCGATCCTGACCTCGTTCAAATCCGGCACGGACCTGTTCCGGATCGACTACTGGCCGACCTCCTTCGCGCTGGACAATTACGTCTCGGTGCTGACCACCGGCAGCTTCCTGCGCAATCTCGGCAATTCGCTGCTGGTTTCGACCGTGGTGGTGGCGATCTCGCTGCTGCTCGCGGTGACCGCATCCTTTGCGCTCGCCCGCGTCCGCTTCCGCGGCCGCTCGCTGCTGCTCTTCACCATCCTGTCGGTGTCGATGTTCCCGCAGATCGCGGTGCTGGCCGGCCTGTTCGAGATCATCCGCTTCTTCGGCATCTTCAACACGCCGCTGGCGCTGATCTTCGCCTACATGATCTTCACCCTGCCGTTCACGGTCTGGGTGCTGACCACCTTCATGCGCGACCTGCCGATCGAGATCGAGGAAGCGGCCATCGTCGACGGGGCGTCGCCATGGGTGATCATCACCAAGGTGTTCATGCCGCTGATGTGGCCGGCGCTGGTGACGACGGGTCTGCTCGCCTTCATCGCCGCTTGGAACGAGTTCCTGTTCGCCCTGACCTTCACCTCGTCCAACGCCACCCGCACGGTGCCGGTCGCGATCGCGCTACTGTCCGGCGCCAGCCAGTACGAAATTCCATGGGGCAACATCATGGCTGCGTCGGTCATCGTCACCGTGCCGCTGATCGCCCTGGTGCTCATTTTCCAACGCAAGATCATTTCCGGCCTCACCGCCGGCGGCGTGAAGGGCTGA